A stretch of the Mycobacterium shigaense genome encodes the following:
- a CDS encoding RidA family protein has translation MPDITSAHPGVERRLTERGLTLPQVAAPTAAYLPAVTDGTHVYTSGQLPLVDGALKLIGKVGSDVAPDQARACALICALNALAAIRAEIGDLDRITRIVKVTGFVASDPSFTGQPQVVNGASELLGWCFGPVGAHARSAIGVAALPLDSPVEIEITATFN, from the coding sequence ACGCCGACTCACCGAACGGGGTCTGACTCTGCCACAGGTCGCCGCCCCGACCGCGGCTTACCTACCCGCTGTCACCGACGGTACCCACGTGTATACCTCCGGACAACTTCCGCTCGTCGACGGTGCACTCAAACTCATCGGAAAGGTCGGCTCCGACGTCGCACCCGACCAGGCGCGTGCATGCGCGCTCATCTGTGCGCTTAACGCGCTCGCCGCGATCCGTGCCGAAATCGGCGACTTGGACCGCATCACTCGGATTGTCAAAGTGACCGGGTTTGTCGCATCCGATCCCAGTTTCACTGGGCAACCCCAGGTCGTCAACGGTGCATCCGAGCTTCTCGGCTGGTGCTTCGGCCCCGTAGGCGCACACGCCCGTTCAGCCATCGGCGTCGCCGCGCTACCGCTCGACTCCCCCGTCGAGATCGAGATCACGGCAACGTTCAACTAG
- a CDS encoding lipoprotein LpqH: protein MKRLLVGAIGTLGVAAAVVGCSSGGHTASPASSTAPSVASGSGGAQVKVGGADLAGVNPASVTCVKQGGKIDIGSGSTGGAQQALAVVMTDEATPQVESLALVVDGNALSVANNMGAKVGSANVAVDGKTYTITGQAQGADLKNPMAGMITKDFSIKVTCG, encoded by the coding sequence GTGAAACGTCTTCTCGTGGGCGCAATCGGAACCCTCGGCGTGGCGGCGGCCGTGGTGGGCTGCTCGAGCGGCGGCCACACCGCCAGCCCGGCGTCGAGCACAGCCCCCAGCGTCGCCTCCGGGAGCGGCGGGGCCCAGGTCAAGGTCGGCGGCGCCGACCTGGCCGGAGTCAACCCTGCTTCGGTGACGTGCGTGAAGCAGGGCGGCAAGATCGACATCGGTAGCGGCTCCACCGGCGGTGCCCAGCAGGCGCTGGCCGTCGTGATGACCGACGAAGCGACCCCACAGGTCGAATCGTTGGCGCTGGTGGTGGACGGCAACGCGCTGTCGGTCGCCAACAACATGGGCGCCAAGGTCGGGTCGGCCAACGTGGCGGTCGACGGCAAGACCTACACCATCACCGGTCAGGCGCAGGGTGCCGACCTGAAGAACCCGATGGCCGGGATGATCACCAAGGACTTCAGCATCAAGGTGACGTGCGGCTAA